In the genome of Arabidopsis thaliana chromosome 4, partial sequence, the window AGTTTAGATACATCTGTATCTGAAAGATATTGTCTCTATCTTGTGTCTTCAACTGCTACattatattaaacaaattagGTTCCATGCCTTAATTGATGTGcaatttttaaagtttattatGGAGTCTTTGGACTTTTGGtcataaactaataatattgCAAGTTTGCAACCACCGAgtcttttctttgtcttagcatattttttgtcaaccaatCTTTCTTTGTCTTAATTCATTTTTGGCCAGATTGTAAgtatgttttatattatagGGTGACGCGGTCCACAGATGCACCAGAAGGTTCATTTGAGGAAGATTGGATCCTCTATCATATCTCACTACTACTTAGTTTCGTGTCTTTTAACCTCTACTCTAGCATTATCCAATTGTTGCTTCTTCTGTTGAGTCttcaaagtaaaataaataaattattcttctttcttgctCTGCTAATGCTCTGTAAACCCCAATTCAATTGCTTCTGGACAGTTATGATTTTATTGGTACGcactagaaagaaaaagaaacactctCGCAATTGAATAATCAGGCATCGAACTATCTTTTAGTGATCTTTCTTAAACGTAAATCCAGTACGAGTACAATCTTGAAACAAAGGCTTTTGCTTaagaaacaaggaaaaatagaACAGACTCTCAGTTGCTTGCAGCGGAAGTTTCTTTTCGGCGATTCCTTCCTTTGGATCATTTTTTGCTCCTAACCATGTAAGACACAAACAAAGCTCCAAACAGTAACGCAGAGACGAAATGCAAGTTGTGCCacgtctttgtttttttcaagaCAATATTGGCAATGCTCCGTTGATTCTCATTCTGCTTTTTAACCATGAGCGCTTCAACTGTGGATTTAAAATCAAGTTGTTGTCAGTCAATATTCAGACGACGTATGCAGAGGTCTATGTACTTACATGGAAATGGGCCATATTGATCTCTATGGTCAAGATTTGAGGCACTGCGTGTAAGAGTAGGAGACGAAGGCTTTAAATCATAACTCTGTGAGTCACACCATAAGCGTACTTATCAGATACTGATGAAGTTTACggagccaaaaaaaaaaaaaaatctcagaGAGACACTAAGACAGACaccttgttgtcttcttcagGATTATAGCTCAGTTTAAAATTTTCCAAGCTCTTTGAACGATGGAGCCGGATGTTTATGACATTATAAATTATCTGGTTTGGTTGTATTACTGGTGGTGTCTGCAATAAAGAGATTTAACCACAATGTCTGCTTTTAGGTAAAAACTACTCATGTAAAGAACTAATTAAGAACACACCTCACTAGTTTCTAGCGTACTATTGCGTCCTTCCTCTGCTGCAATACTGGCTAAATGTCTAATAATCTTTTCAACGACTTTCTCCACGAAAGCCAACTCAGGACTGCAAACAGATAGTTTAAACTAAAGATGTAATAAACTAAACACATTGGTCAATGGAAAAttttagaaggaaaaaaaaaaaaaaaaaactaaacactTTGATCATGTCCCAAATGGCCAAATCGTACCTATTCTTGTCATGAGTCAATCCAGCTATTTCAGTGACGATCTTCAGAGCTTTCTTCCATCTCTTGATCCTGGAATTAATACgcttaatcttcttcttatcgaCTTCTTCAGCAAGCAAATAGTTTTGCAAAGCCAGAAACTTTTCCCCAAACTTTCCGCTCTGTTTCTTAACGCTTGAAACCTTCACCCTATGAAAGATGGGTATGACTGCTTTAAGTGCCTCCGTCTCAAAGCATTTCTTGATCTCCACAAGTTCGTCCAAACACCAACCTGACTCGGCGTAGTTCTTGGAAAAGATCACAATAGCGATCCTTGACTTTCGGATGTGTCCGAAAAGATTCTGGAGCGGTTGTCCAGTCAACTTATCGTCAGTGAACACATTCACATTGCCATCAATCAATTTCTGCTTAAGAAGAGTTAATAATCCGTTCCGCTCGTCTTTTCCCCGGAAACTGATGAATACTTGATCCTTATTGTAATGCGTAATCCCCATATCTCAAACACAGAgtttgatctttgttttgctAGTTAGAGACTAGAGAGAATACAAAGTTTGAGAGTGATAAAGAAAAGTCAACCAAACAATCTAAGGGTCTATACTTACTTATACTACTAATAAGTACTAAACCTTGGTTACTAAATAGTATATCAAAATTGATCCAATGAAACTTTGACGCGTCTCACATTACGCGTTTCAGTTTTCACCATCTAACTTTCCTAGGAAACATCAATTCTATGGGGTTTTTCTCTCACAATATATAAATGGTACACATGCTATCCCTGATCAAACAAGCTAACGTGGGAGCGAagacaaatttaaataaattccGTTATTTAACTATACGtaccaaatatttaaaaatgatttaagaGGGTATCATAGTGTCACTGCCATAATTATGCTGATGGATACTAGTATATGGGTTCAGTGTTACTATGTACCAAGTATTTAATCAATGATTTTGTTCATAAACAATAGTTTGGCCATCAGTTGAGTCTTTCTTTACAATATGTCATTTTGTCAACCAATCGCCTTAGTCATTTTGAccaaatgatatatatatatatatatatatatatatatatatatatatatatatatatattaacgcGTTCCAATAATGGACATTAACGATCCATGTGTTTAGTAACTAAGGATATTACGTCCTAATCTACTTAGGCCACTGGTCTCATTTTACGAGCATGCAAATGGAAATCTTAAATTCATATAACAGAGATATGTAAACTCAGATTTCAATTggatacaaaaacaattcagatttatatatataattgtttgacaaaagaaaacattgatttGCTCTAAAAGTTTTGATCGATTTTGAGAGTTTCAGAAAATGTAAACTTTATTATgaactataaatatatgtttttaagaaaGACAGATTGACAAATGTTCGTAATATATTATACAGAGTTAGTCTTAGTGGTGTGTATGATGATTGACACATTTTTCTCTAATCTACTAAAAGAGATTGGTTGTTCCACAACTGCTTTCtcgtttaataaaaaaaaaaaaaaaaaaaactgcttTCTCGTTTTTCTTTCCTCGTTGTATATTATTTCTCGTTTTTGTCATATGAAAATCGAATGCTTAGCacatttcaacaaaattttaattttaagatttgtttGTAAACTCTTAAATATATTGGGCTACCAATATCATAGAGAGTTGAGTTCTAATTAGTATGTAGTTGACAACAGAAAAAATCCTGTAAAACTTgtctaaaaaaaatcaaatattttcgaCATTTTGTTGGAAAAACACTACCAAAATTCCATCAACTGACACCAGTTACAAAtttttgaattcttttgtCATATCCTTGAAATATCATGTAGTCGAGACGCGAGTAAAACCCTAATGgccctaaaaaaaaaaactaaaattccAAGTCATACACATAATACGATACGTTTTCAcattaaatttgaataaagCGAACGTAGAAACATTTTATTGAGTCAGCAACCATggctaaaagcctaaaacatCTTAAAAATCCAGACACTCATAACAGTCTCTTTTCAAAGTACTAGGGCAGATTCCTTTAGACATACTGAAACAAACACATGATAACTCTCATGCATTGGAAGCCGAATTCTTAATAGGATATGAAGCAAGCATCGCAATTCCACAGAGACCTTTTGGATCTTCAAAGTTACGAGCAATCTTAATGTAGCCAGCATCTCCCCAAGTCGTTCCCCATGAGTTTCTCACGATCCAATAGTCCTGACCGTTCTCACTACCGTACCCGACGATAACAAGTGCATGGTCAAGATTTGTTCCGCATGGTCcattatatatacacttaaTGACATCAATCATGTAAACATAGACCATATGAGTTTATTAATTGTATATACTTGgatgcaacaaaaaaatgaattttataaGGTATGATAGATACCGATCGATAGAGCATAAATTCTTGGGATTTTTTGTCAACGCCAACACTCACGGGCTGGTGAGCAACCGCCTTTTGTAAGGAAATCTCATCATTCGCTGGCACATCCTCGTAGCTATCAATCGTGATGACCTTGTTTGAGGTAGACTGCGACCAAcgtaccaaaaacaaaaattgaaattagctacttataaatatatgcacATATATGTGAGTGTTTAATTACGGCAGCACTAATAGGTGAACCTGTTTGCGGTTACAGGAGCCTTGAGTGCCCTGGTATGGATAATCTTTTTCGGAATCAAGACCATTGTTATTGATAAGGAACTGGAAAGCTGTGTCCATTAGTCCTGATCCATAACAACCGTTGTTGACTAGGTTGCAGTCGACCAATTCTTGCTCGGACAATGAGATTAACTCTCCTGTCACAATCTTGTTTAATCCCTCTACTGCTGCCACTGTGGAGAACGCCCAGCAGCTgtcttttatttaaattaatat includes:
- a CDS encoding Cysteine proteinases superfamily protein (Cysteine proteinases superfamily protein; FUNCTIONS IN: cysteine-type endopeptidase activity, cysteine-type peptidase activity; INVOLVED IN: proteolysis; LOCATED IN: endomembrane system; CONTAINS InterPro DOMAIN/s: Peptidase C1A, papain (InterPro:IPR013128), Proteinase inhibitor I29, cathepsin propeptide (InterPro:IPR013201), Peptidase C1A, papain C-terminal (InterPro:IPR000668), Peptidase, cysteine peptidase active site (InterPro:IPR000169); BEST Arabidopsis thaliana protein match is: Granulin repeat cysteine protease family protein (TAIR:AT5G43060.1); Has 7771 Blast hits to 7697 proteins in 722 species: Archae - 59; Bacteria - 251; Metazoa - 3251; Fungi - 10; Plants - 1867; Viruses - 134; Other Eukaryotes - 2199 (source: NCBI BLink).); the encoded protein is MGFVRPVCMTILFLLIVFVLSAPSSAMDLPATSGGHNRSNEEVEFIFQMWMSKHGKTYTNALGEKERRFQNFKDNLRFIDQHNAKNLSYQLGLTRFADLTVQEYRDLFPGSPKPKQRNLKTSRRYVPLAGDQLPESVDWRQEGAVSEIKDQGTCNSCWAFSTVAAVEGLNKIVTGELISLSEQELVDCNLVNNGCYGSGLMDTAFQFLINNNGLDSEKDYPYQGTQGSCNRKQSTSNKVITIDSYEDVPANDEISLQKAVAHQPVSVGVDKKSQEFMLYRSCIYNGPCGTNLDHALVIVGYGSENGQDYWIVRNSWGTTWGDAGYIKIARNFEDPKGLCGIAMLASYPIKNSASNA
- a CDS encoding Toll-Interleukin-Resistance (TIR) domain family protein (Toll-Interleukin-Resistance (TIR) domain family protein; FUNCTIONS IN: transmembrane receptor activity; INVOLVED IN: signal transduction, defense response, innate immune response; LOCATED IN: membrane; CONTAINS InterPro DOMAIN/s: Toll-Interleukin receptor (InterPro:IPR000157); BEST Arabidopsis thaliana protein match is: phloem protein 2-A8 (TAIR:AT5G45070.1); Has 35333 Blast hits to 34131 proteins in 2444 species: Archae - 798; Bacteria - 22429; Metazoa - 974; Fungi - 991; Plants - 531; Viruses - 0; Other Eukaryotes - 9610 (source: NCBI BLink).), which translates into the protein MGITHYNKDQVFISFRGKDERNGLLTLLKQKLIDGNVNVFTDDKLTGQPLQNLFGHIRKSRIAIVIFSKNYAESGWCLDELVEIKKCFETEALKAVIPIFHRVKVSSVKKQSGKFGEKFLALQNYLLAEEVDKKKIKRINSRIKRWKKALKIVTEIAGLTHDKNSPELAFVEKVVEKIIRHLASIAAEEGRNSTLETSETPPVIQPNQIIYNVINIRLHRSKSLENFKLSYNPEEDNKSYDLKPSSPTLTRSASNLDHRDQYGPFPFEALMVKKQNENQRSIANIVLKKTKTWHNLHFVSALLFGALFVSYMVRSKK
- a CDS encoding Toll-Interleukin-Resistance (TIR) domain family protein, with the translated sequence MGITHYNKDQVFISFRGKDERNGLLTLLKQKLIDGNVNVFTDDKLTGQPLQNLFGHIRKSRIAIVIFSKNYAESGWCLDELVEIKKCFETEALKAVIPIFHRVKVSSVKKQSGKFGEKFLALQNYLLAEEVDKKKIKRINSRIKRWKKALKIVTEIAGLTHDKNSPELAFVEKVVEKIIRHLASIAAEEGRNSTLETSETPPVIQPNQIIYNVINIRLHRSKSLENFKLSYNPEEDNKSYDLKPSSPTLTRSASNLDHRDQYGPFPCKYIDLCIRRLNID